Proteins from one Chroococcidiopsis sp. CCMEE 29 genomic window:
- a CDS encoding iron-siderophore ABC transporter substrate-binding protein — protein MPQTRNSTTFGFHTLNPAYQGRLGGAIADIAQNGIKFDRVLKLFLLFILTVFLICACSGRSSLNSPNSGSLSPGSGCRVIQHAMGEACVPANPQRLVVLSAPTLSNVLALGVQPVGTTSYDNTLAQLPSYLEGRMNGIEFVGYNEQPNLEKILRLKPDLIIGLEYSNKAIYSQLSQIAPTVLDDWVGYPSWKDHVNFVAEVLGKTEAAEQVWKHYHQRIQELRVALGDRLQHLEVSFVHTCCGTVDIDLKNSFIGSILDDAGLRRPPPQNATEEDGIVLLSEERLIDIDGDILFVATYDDESTRTLEELKRKPLWNNLRAVQQGRVYRVDYSVWRGGNTLAANAVIDDLFKYLVENAQQ, from the coding sequence ATGCCACAAACTCGTAACTCTACCACCTTCGGCTTCCATACCCTTAATCCCGCTTATCAAGGCAGGTTGGGGGGAGCGATCGCGGATATTGCTCAAAATGGTATAAAATTTGATCGCGTCCTGAAGCTTTTCCTGCTGTTTATCCTCACAGTTTTCCTCATCTGTGCTTGCAGTGGCAGATCATCCCTAAATTCGCCCAATTCTGGCTCGCTCTCACCTGGATCGGGCTGTCGAGTGATTCAGCACGCGATGGGGGAAGCTTGCGTCCCTGCTAACCCTCAACGTCTCGTTGTCCTGTCTGCACCTACTCTTAGCAATGTGCTTGCCCTTGGGGTTCAGCCTGTTGGTACCACCTCTTATGACAACACGCTAGCGCAACTCCCCTCCTACCTAGAAGGTCGGATGAATGGTATTGAGTTTGTGGGTTACAACGAGCAGCCTAATCTGGAGAAGATACTACGGCTGAAGCCAGACTTGATTATCGGCTTGGAGTATTCTAACAAAGCAATATACAGTCAACTCTCACAAATTGCCCCCACTGTGCTAGATGACTGGGTAGGCTACCCGTCTTGGAAGGATCATGTTAATTTCGTGGCTGAGGTGCTGGGTAAGACCGAAGCAGCAGAGCAAGTTTGGAAACACTACCACCAACGCATTCAAGAACTAAGGGTAGCACTGGGTGATCGCCTTCAGCATCTTGAGGTGTCATTTGTCCACACTTGCTGTGGCACAGTAGACATTGACTTGAAAAACTCCTTCATTGGCAGCATTCTCGACGATGCTGGATTGCGCCGTCCTCCACCACAGAATGCGACCGAAGAGGACGGGATTGTCCTCCTCTCTGAGGAACGCCTGATTGACATTGATGGAGACATTCTCTTTGTTGCCACCTATGACGACGAATCTACAAGAACCTTGGAGGAACTGAAGCGAAAACCTCTGTGGAATAACCTGAGAGCAGTGCAGCAGGGACGGGTGTATCGGGTAGATTACTCAGTCTGGAGAGGGGGAAATACGCTTGCTGCCAATGCGGTGATCGATGACTTGTTCAAGTACCTGGTAGAAAATGCACAGCAGTAA
- a CDS encoding MFS transporter codes for MTQQIGPTSMRTFTAIWMGQMVSTIGSYMTNFAVIIWAWELTGSATALALVSFFSQLPRIPITLFAGIVVDRFNRKRLMMLGDTIAVFSTIAIGLLYLTNNLQIWHLYLTGAFNSSFGQIQELAYSTSLTMIVPKHQYTRASSMGSMLHYGSAIFSPALAGIFYPVIGLVGILLIDISTFAVAIATLLFIQIPQPPRPVAVKSDPERIWQKLTFGFRYIFTKPGLSALLIFTSLFWFAHDLGGALYDPMILARTGGNTQVLGSVSSAAGVGGVIGALIVSTWGGSKRRIHGILLGFIGAGLSKMVFGFGQTPLIWIPAQFCSSLNFPLLGSSEIAIWLAKVAPDVQGRVFAAQSLVLQVVSISGTLIAGPIADYVLEPVLSPGGILAPALGGIFGTGPGAGMAFLYVITSICLLLVGLGGYAFYPLKHVEDIVPDHDAVV; via the coding sequence ATGACACAACAGATTGGTCCCACCAGTATGCGAACCTTCACTGCGATCTGGATGGGTCAGATGGTTTCCACCATCGGCAGCTACATGACCAATTTTGCCGTCATCATCTGGGCTTGGGAACTCACAGGTTCTGCAACCGCCTTAGCCTTGGTCAGTTTCTTTTCCCAATTGCCACGTATCCCAATTACGCTTTTTGCTGGGATAGTTGTAGACCGCTTTAACCGTAAGCGCCTGATGATGCTGGGAGATACCATTGCCGTTTTCTCCACCATTGCTATTGGGCTACTGTATCTTACCAACAACCTACAAATCTGGCATCTCTACCTGACCGGTGCGTTCAATAGCTCCTTTGGACAAATCCAGGAGCTAGCTTACTCAACCTCGCTGACGATGATTGTGCCTAAGCACCAGTACACCCGCGCTAGCAGTATGGGTTCTATGTTGCATTACGGTTCCGCAATCTTCTCTCCAGCACTGGCAGGTATTTTTTATCCGGTTATTGGTCTGGTAGGGATACTCCTGATTGATATCAGTACCTTTGCAGTGGCGATCGCCACCTTACTTTTCATCCAGATTCCCCAACCTCCCCGCCCGGTTGCCGTCAAATCTGACCCAGAGAGAATTTGGCAAAAGCTCACCTTTGGTTTCCGCTACATCTTTACTAAACCAGGTTTATCTGCATTGCTAATCTTTACCTCCTTATTTTGGTTTGCCCATGACTTGGGAGGAGCTTTATATGACCCAATGATTCTCGCCCGTACAGGTGGTAATACCCAAGTATTGGGTAGCGTCTCCTCTGCTGCTGGGGTGGGGGGTGTGATTGGAGCCTTAATCGTCAGTACCTGGGGTGGTTCAAAGCGTCGAATTCATGGAATACTGCTTGGTTTTATCGGTGCTGGCTTGAGTAAAATGGTGTTTGGTTTCGGTCAAACACCATTAATTTGGATTCCGGCTCAATTTTGCTCATCTTTAAATTTCCCTTTGCTCGGTAGTTCGGAAATAGCAATTTGGTTAGCAAAAGTGGCACCGGATGTGCAGGGGCGGGTTTTTGCAGCGCAATCGCTGGTCTTGCAGGTAGTTTCCATCAGCGGAACTTTGATCGCCGGGCCAATCGCTGACTATGTTCTCGAACCAGTGCTCAGCCCAGGAGGTATTCTGGCACCCGCCCTAGGCGGCATATTCGGTACTGGTCCGGGTGCGGGCATGGCATTCCTATACGTCATCACTTCAATCTGTTTATTGCTTGTTGGCTTAGGTGGGTATGCCTTCTACCCATTGAAACATGTGGAAGATATAGTCCCAGATCATGATGCTGTTGTATAG